A single genomic interval of Streptomyces sp. 1222.5 harbors:
- a CDS encoding PhoH family protein: protein MTQTPTAQTPAQERARAQLTVPAQHPMVTVLGSGDSLLRVIERAFPAADIHVRGNEISAVGDPRDVALISRVFDEMMLVLRTGQPMTEDAVERSIAMLKASENGTSDGPETPAEVLTQNILSSRGRTIRPKTLNQKRYVDAIDKHTIVFGIGPAGTGKTYLAMAKAVQALQSKQVNRIILTRPAVEAGERLGFLPGTLYEKIDPYLRPLYDALHDMLDPDSIPRLMAAGTIEVAPLAYMRGRTLNDAFIILDEAQNTSPEQMKMFLTRLGFDSKIVITGDVTQVDLPNGTKSGLRQVQEILEGVEDVHFSRLSSHDVVRHKLVGRIVDAYELYDSKHGTENGTHKGGRGRTGAKAPKGK from the coding sequence ATGACACAGACACCCACAGCCCAGACCCCCGCGCAGGAGCGGGCGAGAGCGCAACTGACCGTCCCCGCCCAGCACCCCATGGTGACCGTGCTGGGTTCCGGCGACTCCCTCCTGCGCGTGATCGAGAGGGCCTTCCCGGCAGCCGACATCCATGTCCGGGGCAATGAGATCAGCGCGGTCGGCGACCCCCGGGACGTCGCCCTCATTTCGCGCGTGTTCGACGAGATGATGCTGGTGCTCCGCACCGGGCAGCCGATGACGGAGGACGCAGTGGAACGCTCGATCGCCATGCTCAAGGCGAGCGAGAACGGGACGAGCGACGGGCCGGAGACCCCGGCCGAGGTACTGACGCAGAACATCCTGTCCTCGCGGGGCCGCACGATCCGCCCGAAGACCCTCAACCAGAAGCGGTACGTCGACGCGATCGACAAGCACACGATCGTCTTCGGCATCGGCCCGGCCGGTACCGGAAAGACCTACCTGGCCATGGCCAAGGCCGTCCAGGCCCTGCAGTCCAAGCAGGTCAACCGCATCATCCTGACCCGTCCCGCGGTCGAGGCCGGCGAGCGGCTGGGCTTCCTGCCCGGCACGCTCTACGAGAAGATCGACCCCTACCTGCGCCCGCTGTACGACGCGCTGCACGACATGCTCGACCCCGACTCCATCCCGCGGCTCATGGCCGCCGGGACCATCGAGGTCGCGCCGCTCGCCTACATGCGCGGACGCACGCTCAACGACGCCTTCATCATCCTGGACGAGGCCCAGAACACGAGCCCCGAGCAGATGAAGATGTTCCTCACCCGCCTCGGTTTCGACTCGAAGATCGTGATCACCGGTGACGTGACGCAGGTCGACCTGCCGAACGGCACCAAGTCCGGTCTGCGGCAGGTGCAGGAGATCCTGGAGGGCGTGGAGGACGTCCACTTCTCCCGGCTGTCGTCCCACGATGTCGTACGGCACAAGCTGGTGGGCCGTATCGTCGACGCGTACGAGTTGTACGACAGCAAGCACGGCACCGAGAACGGCACCCACAAGGGCGGCCGCGGCAGAACCGGTGCCAAGGCTCCCAAGGGGAAGTAG
- a CDS encoding S66 peptidase family protein, with amino-acid sequence MTVRYPRPLRPGDRVGVTSPSSGVADGMRGRLDVAVRDLEAHGYEVVVGRCMDGSTHISAPAAERAAELTAMLTDPAIRAVVPPWGGETAIDLLPLLDFEAIGRAEPTWMAGWSDISTIVTPLTLLTGVATVHGNNLMDTPYRTPEGLVSWLDIVTAPQGGSFAQTPPGRYRSGGFDDWTTDPEVRDLTLDAEGGWTRLDGEGDVDARGRLIGGCVEILANLAGTPYLDTSRFAGDEPLLVYVEACEDNAFTICRNLHGMRLAGFFDRAAAVLVGRTHAPDSRTLTQYEAVLDALGPLGVPIVADVECGHVSPRLPLVNGARGRVVHTATRSEIVQTLD; translated from the coding sequence ATGACTGTTCGATACCCGCGCCCGCTGCGCCCAGGTGACCGTGTCGGTGTGACCTCCCCGTCCAGCGGGGTCGCCGACGGGATGCGCGGCCGCCTCGACGTGGCCGTGCGCGACCTCGAGGCACACGGCTACGAGGTGGTCGTGGGCCGGTGCATGGACGGCTCGACACACATCAGCGCCCCCGCCGCCGAACGCGCGGCCGAACTCACCGCGATGCTGACCGACCCGGCGATCCGGGCCGTGGTGCCGCCGTGGGGCGGGGAGACCGCGATCGACCTGCTGCCGCTGCTCGACTTCGAGGCGATCGGGCGGGCCGAGCCGACCTGGATGGCCGGCTGGTCCGACATCTCCACGATCGTCACCCCGCTGACGCTGCTCACCGGTGTCGCGACCGTCCACGGCAACAACCTCATGGACACCCCGTACCGGACCCCCGAGGGCCTGGTGTCCTGGCTCGACATCGTCACCGCCCCGCAGGGCGGGTCCTTCGCGCAGACGCCGCCCGGCCGGTACCGGTCCGGCGGGTTCGACGACTGGACCACGGACCCGGAGGTCCGTGACCTGACCCTGGACGCCGAGGGCGGCTGGACGCGGCTGGACGGGGAGGGGGACGTCGACGCCCGGGGCCGGCTGATCGGCGGCTGCGTCGAGATCCTCGCCAACCTCGCGGGCACGCCGTACCTGGACACCTCGCGGTTCGCCGGGGACGAGCCGCTGCTGGTCTACGTCGAGGCCTGCGAGGACAACGCGTTCACCATCTGCCGCAATCTGCACGGCATGCGCCTCGCCGGGTTCTTCGACCGCGCGGCCGCCGTCCTCGTGGGCCGCACCCACGCCCCGGACAGCCGTACCCTCACCCAGTACGAGGCCGTCCTCGACGCGCTCGGCCCGCTCGGGGTGCCGATCGTCGCCGACGTCGAGTGCGGCCACGTGAGCCCCCGCCTGCCCCTGGTGAACGGCGCGCGCGGCCGTGTCGTGCACACCGCCACGCGGAGCGAGATCGTCCAGACCCTGGACTGA
- a CDS encoding hemolysin family protein: protein MSPQIVIGAIALVVVAWLAACAEAGLARVSSFRAEEAVKSGRRGGAKLAQIAADPTRYLNVALLVRVACEMAAAALVTYACLQEFDTTWQALLVAIGVMVLVSYVAVGVSPRTIGRQHPLNTATAAAYVLLPLARIMGPVPSLLILIGNALTPGKGFRRGPFASEAELRALVDLAEKESLIEDEERRMVHSVFELGDTLVREVMVPRTDLVVIERYKTIRQALTLALRSGFSRIPVTGESEDDIVGIVYLKDLVRKTHISRDAESDLVSTAMRPAVFVPDTKNAGDLLREMQKERNHVAVVIDEYGGTAGIVTIEDILEEIVGEITDEYDRELPPVEDLGDDRYRVTARLDITDLGELYGLEEYDDEDVETVGGLLAKALGRVPIASASAEVELPDERRLKLTAEAAAGRRNKIVTVLVEPVPAPPAEEEEPE from the coding sequence ATGTCTCCACAGATCGTGATCGGCGCGATCGCGCTGGTCGTCGTCGCCTGGCTCGCCGCCTGCGCGGAGGCGGGCCTCGCGCGGGTCTCCAGCTTCCGTGCCGAGGAGGCCGTGAAGTCGGGCCGGCGCGGCGGCGCCAAGCTCGCGCAGATCGCCGCCGACCCCACCCGCTACCTCAACGTGGCCCTGCTGGTCCGCGTCGCCTGCGAGATGGCCGCCGCGGCCCTGGTGACCTACGCCTGCCTCCAGGAGTTCGACACCACCTGGCAGGCGCTGCTGGTCGCCATCGGCGTGATGGTCCTCGTGTCGTACGTCGCCGTGGGCGTCTCCCCGCGCACCATCGGCCGCCAGCACCCGCTGAACACCGCGACCGCGGCGGCGTACGTGCTGCTGCCGCTCGCCCGGATCATGGGACCCGTCCCGTCCCTGCTGATCCTCATCGGCAACGCCCTGACCCCCGGCAAGGGCTTCCGCCGCGGCCCCTTCGCCTCCGAGGCGGAGCTGCGCGCGCTGGTCGACCTCGCCGAGAAGGAGTCGCTGATCGAGGACGAGGAGCGCCGCATGGTGCACTCGGTCTTCGAACTCGGCGACACACTCGTGCGCGAGGTCATGGTCCCGCGGACCGACCTCGTCGTCATCGAGCGGTACAAGACCATCCGGCAGGCCCTCACCCTCGCCCTGCGCTCCGGGTTCTCCCGGATCCCGGTCACCGGCGAGAGCGAGGACGACATCGTCGGGATCGTGTACCTGAAGGACCTGGTCCGCAAGACGCACATCAGCCGGGACGCGGAGAGCGACCTGGTGTCCACCGCGATGCGCCCGGCCGTGTTCGTGCCCGACACCAAGAACGCCGGCGACCTGCTGCGCGAGATGCAGAAGGAACGCAACCACGTCGCCGTCGTCATCGACGAGTACGGCGGCACCGCGGGCATCGTCACCATCGAGGACATCCTGGAGGAGATCGTCGGCGAGATCACCGACGAGTACGACCGGGAACTGCCGCCCGTGGAGGACCTCGGGGACGACCGCTACCGAGTCACCGCCCGTCTCGACATCACCGACCTCGGGGAGCTGTACGGCCTGGAGGAGTACGACGACGAGGACGTGGAGACCGTCGGCGGACTGCTCGCCAAGGCCCTCGGCCGCGTGCCCATCGCGAGCGCGTCCGCCGAGGTGGAACTGCCCGACGAGCGCAGGCTGAAGCTGACGGCGGAGGCGGCGGCCGGCCGCCGGAACAAGATCGTCACGGTCCTGGTGGAGCCGGTCCCCGCGCCGCCCGCCGAAGAGGAGGAGCCGGAGTGA
- a CDS encoding MmcQ/YjbR family DNA-binding protein, protein MTPGELRAFCLSFNAVVEDFPFNPETSVFKVLGKMFALTALDARPLTVNLKCDPEDALRLRGEHEGLIVPGYHMNKRHWNTVTADGALPDRLLRELIEDSYDLVVAGLPRAERLRLDRP, encoded by the coding sequence GTGACGCCCGGGGAACTGCGCGCCTTCTGCCTGTCCTTCAACGCGGTCGTGGAGGACTTCCCGTTCAACCCGGAGACCTCGGTCTTCAAGGTGCTGGGCAAGATGTTCGCCCTGACGGCCCTGGACGCGCGGCCCCTGACGGTCAACCTCAAGTGCGACCCGGAGGACGCGCTCCGGCTGCGCGGGGAGCACGAGGGGCTGATCGTCCCCGGCTACCACATGAACAAGCGGCACTGGAACACGGTGACCGCCGACGGCGCACTGCCGGACCGGCTGCTCCGCGAGCTGATCGAGGACTCGTACGACCTCGTGGTCGCGGGGCTGCCGCGGGCGGAGCGGCTGCGGCTGGACCGGCCGTGA
- the ybeY gene encoding rRNA maturation RNase YbeY, whose protein sequence is MSIDVNNESGTEVDEQAILDIARYALARMRIHPLSELSVIVVDEDAMEQLHIQWMDLPGPTDVMSFPMDELRPPTKDDDEPPQGLLGDIVLCPEVATKQGAEAPTQHSMDEELQLLTVHGVLHLLGYDHEEPDEKAEMFGLQAAIVDGWRSEHGLTGPSPAPTVS, encoded by the coding sequence ATGTCGATCGACGTCAACAACGAGTCCGGCACCGAGGTCGACGAGCAGGCGATCCTCGACATCGCCCGCTACGCGCTCGCTCGGATGCGCATCCACCCGCTGTCCGAGCTCTCGGTGATCGTCGTGGACGAAGACGCGATGGAGCAGCTGCACATCCAGTGGATGGACCTGCCCGGGCCGACCGATGTCATGTCGTTCCCGATGGACGAGCTGCGGCCGCCCACCAAGGACGACGACGAGCCGCCGCAGGGGCTGCTCGGCGACATCGTGCTGTGCCCGGAGGTCGCCACCAAGCAGGGGGCCGAGGCGCCCACGCAGCACTCCATGGACGAGGAGCTCCAGCTGCTCACCGTCCACGGGGTGCTGCACCTGCTCGGGTACGACCACGAGGAGCCCGACGAGAAGGCCGAGATGTTCGGGCTCCAGGCCGCCATCGTGGACGGGTGGCGGTCCGAGCACGGGCTGACCGGGCCGTCCCCGGCGCCGACCGTCTCGTAA